Proteins co-encoded in one Brassica oleracea var. oleracea cultivar TO1000 chromosome C4, BOL, whole genome shotgun sequence genomic window:
- the LOC106336824 gene encoding uncharacterized protein LOC106336824 has product MALIHWSPRLPHFQPSPNDYGYYAGGSQRGGLVQKKNQCGGQMTRGYKNAHRGFNGGNEIARYVWYQMFLSKVGTEATNETSVSPIAPQNGNRGIV; this is encoded by the exons ATGGCTCTCATCCACTGGTCTCCCAGACTCCCACACTTTCAGCCATCCCCCAAT GATTACGGATACTATGCCGGTGGTAGTCAACGCGGTGGTCTTGTTCAGAAAAAAAATCAATGCGGTGGTCAAATGACAAGAGGATATAAGAATGCTCACAGAGGGTTTAATGGAGGAAATGAGATAGCTAGATACGTTTGGTATCAAATGTTTCTTTCAAAA GTGGGAACAGAGGCAACGAATGAGACATCTGTCTCTCCAATAGCTCCACAGA ATGGTAACAGAGGGATCGTATGA